A DNA window from Paenibacillus sp. HWE-109 contains the following coding sequences:
- the fliJ gene encoding flagellar export protein FliJ has product MNFRYSFQQIVNLKNNERTQAEWILSEAMGQLRTEETNLYGLFEQKENLQNEMADESSHSVSISKMMMMQSYMNHVDQQIARKHQDVQQAQHIVHKKREHLSERMVDEKVWSKAREKAFNQFQAFVAKKEQDTLDEMATNRFKRLTY; this is encoded by the coding sequence ATGAACTTTCGCTATTCTTTCCAACAAATTGTCAACTTGAAAAACAATGAGAGAACACAGGCAGAGTGGATTTTGTCGGAGGCAATGGGTCAATTACGGACTGAAGAAACGAATTTATATGGATTATTTGAGCAAAAAGAAAATCTTCAGAATGAAATGGCGGATGAATCTAGTCATTCCGTATCCATTTCAAAAATGATGATGATGCAAAGCTACATGAATCATGTCGACCAACAAATTGCAAGAAAACATCAAGATGTGCAGCAAGCTCAACATATTGTACACAAAAAGCGAGAGCACCTCTCTGAAAGAATGGTTGACGAAAAGGTTTGGTCCAAAGCTAGAGAAAAAGCGTTCAACCAATTTCAAGCGTTCGTTGCCAAAAAAGAGCAGGATACGCTGGATGAAATGGCGACAAATCGTTTCAAGCGATTAACGTATTGA